From a single Thermothielavioides terrestris NRRL 8126 chromosome 1, complete sequence genomic region:
- a CDS encoding elongation factor 1 gamma domain-containing protein, with the protein MAFGKLYTYAGNPRSTAIRAVAKANNLELEEVESDTKQPSEDFVKANPLHKVPTFVGSDGFVLTECIAIAVYVTSQNEKTTLLGKTKQDYASILRWMSFFNSEVLPKLGGWFRPLLGKDPYNKKAVEESQKAALEVVSIVDAHLRDNTYLVGERITLADIFATGLIARGFEFFFDKEWRQKNPNVSRWYETVYNQPIYSAVAPPFSLLDTPKLTNVPPKKAEQPKKEKEARKPAAPEAKPQEEEEEEAPAQAPKPKHPLDALPKASLPLDEWKRQYSNVDTPEALKWFWEHVNFEEYSLWKAAYKYNDELKLTFMSSNLIGGFNNRLEASRKYLFGCASVFGTNNDSIIEGAFVIRGQDYLPVFDVAPDYESYEFTKLDPTKPEDRAYVEAQWSWDKPIVVNGKEYPHAAGKVFK; encoded by the exons ATGGCGTTCGGAAAGCTCTACACCTACGCG GGCAACCCCCGCTCCACGGCCATCCGCGCCGTTGCGAAGGCCAACAACCTCGAActcgaggaggtcgagaGCGACACCAAGCAGCCGAGCGAGGACTTCGTCAAGGCCAACCCCCTCCACAAGGTCCCGACCTTCGTCGGCTCTGATGGCTTTGTGCTCACCGAGTGCATCGCCATCGCTGTTTACG TCACCTCCCAGAACGAGAAGACCACCCTTCTCGGCAAAACCAAGCAGGA CTATGCCTCTATCCTGAGATGGATGTCGTTCTTCAACAGCGAGGTGCTGCCCAAGCTCGGCGGTTGGTTCCGCCCCCTTCTGGGCAAGGACCCTTACAACAAgaaggccgtcgaggagTCGCAGAAGGCTGCCCTCGAGGTCGTGTCAATTGTCGATGCCCACCTCCGTGATAACACGTacctcgtcggcgagcgTATCACCCTGGCTGACATCTTCGCCACCGGCCTCATCGCCCGTGGTTTCGAGTTCTTCTTCGACAAGGAGTGGCGCCAGAAGAACCCCAACGTCTCGCGCTGGTACGAGACGGTCTACAACCAGCCCATCTACTCGGCTGTTGCTCCTCCATTCTCCCTCCTGGATACCCCCAAGTTGACCAACGTCCCTCCCAAGAAGGCTGAGCAGCccaagaaggagaaggaggcccGCAAGCCGGCTGCCCCGGAGGCCAAGCcccaggaggaggaggaggaggaggccccCGCTCAGGCCCCCAAGCCCAAGCACCCTCTCGATGCCCTCCCCAAGGCCTCGCTTCCCCTTGACGAGTGGAAGCGCCAGTACTCCAACGTGGACACTCCGGAGGCCCTGAAGTGGTTCTGGGAGCATGTCAACTTCGAGGAGTACTCGCTCTGGAAGGCTGCCTACAAGTACAACGATGAGCTCAAGTTGACTTTCATGTCGAGCAACCTCATCGGCGGCTTCAACAACCGCCTGGAGGCGTCGCGCAAGTACCTCTTCGGCTGCGCGTCGGTCTTCGGTACCAACAACGATTCGATCATCGAGGGTGCCTTCGTCATCCGGGGCCAGGACTACCTGCCCGTCTTCGATGTTGCTCCCGACTATGAGAGCTACGAGTTCACCAAGCTCGATCCCACCAAGCCCGAGGATCGCGCTTATGTTGAGGCTCAGTGGTCGTGGGATAAGCCCATCGTCGTCAATGGCAAGGAGTACCCGCATGCCGCCGGCAAGGTCTTCAAATAA
- a CDS encoding mitochondrial 37S ribosomal protein MRPS9 — protein sequence MASSTQGLTAALRGVARGIHAGKRQTLEQQFQSLQLSPLLSRGRSRRCLSTDTHEAGDIERGSITAAPGIGSGRQLSIKDFKIAQHARALPVSPSYFSRTPGFNDRYLALEKLARKYAHLPLVPAADAERVAWKTLPDLKLSFGEPVKALEYARCLTVIKKLHRIHPDLKPAEVTEALQAFKRDVQPFVNVAAPIPIDKFGRALGVGRRKTSTARAFVVEGDGQVLVNGKTLADYFGRVHDRESAVWALHAVDRIDKYNVWARVEGGGTTGQAEALTLAIAKALLAHEPALKPALRRAGCITRDPRRVERKKHGRVKARKGQTWVKR from the exons ATGGCATCTTCAACACAAGGGctcaccgccgccctccgcggCGTCGCAAGGGGAATTCATGCTGGGAAACGGCAGACGCTCGAACAGCAATTCCAATCACTGCAGTTGAGCCCGTTGCTCTCACGAGGAAGGAGCCGGCGGTGCTTGTCCACCGATACTCACGAAGCCGGAGACATCGAACGGGGCTCCatcaccgccgcccccggaATCGGTAGCGGGCGTCAACTGAGCATCAAGGACTTCAAGATTGCCCAACATGCCCGAGCGCTGCCCGTATCGCCGTCATACTTCTCGCGCACTCCCGGCTTCAACGACCGCTACCTCGCGCTCGAGAAGCTGGCGAGGAAATACGCTCATCTCCCCTTGGTtccggccgccgacgccgagcgcgtcgccTGGAAGACGCTGCCCGACCTTAAGCTGTCATTTGGCGAGCCGGTCAAGGCGCTCGAGTACGCCAGGTGTCTCACCGTCATCAAGAAGTTGCACCGAATCCACCCGGACCTGAAGCCCGCTGAAGTGACGGAGGCGCTGCAAGCTTTCAAGCGCGACGTGCAGCCCTTCGTCAACGTGGCGGCCCCGATCCCGATCGACAAGTTCGGGCGAGCTCTCGGAGTCGGCAGACGAAAGACCTCGACGGCCCGCGCTttcgtcgtcgagggcgacggcCAGGTTCTGGTCAACGGCAAGACTCTGGCAGACTACTTCGGCCGGGTCCACGACCGGGAAAGCGCCGTCTGGGCACTGCACGCGGTGGATCGGATTGACAAATACAACGTCTGGGCTCGGGTTGAGGGGGGCGGCACCACCGGGCAGGCCGAAGCGCTCACGCTAGCCATTGCAAAGGCCCTGTTAGCTCACGAACCCGCTCTGAAGCCGGCATTAAGAAGAG CCGGTTGCATCACGCGCGACCCGAGGAGGGTGGAGAGGAAGAAGCATGGCCGTGTCAAGGCGAGAAAGGGGCAGACATGGGTCAAGAGATAG